A genomic stretch from Candidatus Poribacteria bacterium includes:
- the cobD gene encoding cobalamin biosynthesis protein CobD translates to MSELALVIGYILDLTIGDPRWLPHPVRMIGKEIEILEKVLRKLRPERLSGAILALTVISSVFLISYLLIQIADRFKPLRLGVESFLIFTLLCTRSLADEPMKVVRELERERIDEARRYLSHLVSRDTRGLNEAGIFRACIETVAENTVDGLISPLFYLALGGVPAMIAFKAISTLDSMVGYRDERYIRFGWASARLDDIANFIPARLSALLIPFSAFILNLNGSNAFRVALRDGGKHESPNSGLPEAAFAGALGVRLGGPAVYGGVRVDRPFIGDELEPLTPGKVREAVKLMRLCSAITAFTALGVLILRG, encoded by the coding sequence ATGAGCGAGCTGGCGTTGGTGATAGGGTACATACTGGATCTCACGATCGGCGATCCACGTTGGCTTCCTCACCCTGTCAGGATGATCGGGAAGGAGATCGAGATTTTGGAGAAGGTGTTGAGGAAGCTGCGTCCGGAGAGGCTGAGCGGGGCGATACTCGCTTTGACGGTCATATCGAGCGTCTTCCTCATATCATATCTGTTGATCCAGATCGCTGATCGCTTCAAACCGCTCAGATTAGGGGTGGAATCCTTTTTGATCTTCACACTTCTGTGCACGAGAAGTCTGGCGGACGAACCGATGAAGGTGGTGAGAGAGCTCGAGAGGGAGAGGATCGATGAGGCAAGGAGATATCTCTCCCATCTGGTCAGCAGGGATACCAGGGGTTTGAACGAGGCCGGGATTTTCAGGGCTTGTATCGAGACGGTTGCGGAGAACACGGTTGATGGTCTCATCTCCCCGCTTTTCTACCTGGCTTTGGGGGGAGTCCCAGCGATGATCGCATTTAAAGCGATTAGCACCCTCGACTCGATGGTCGGGTATCGTGATGAGAGGTACATCCGGTTCGGATGGGCTTCGGCAAGGTTGGATGATATAGCGAACTTCATCCCCGCCAGATTATCCGCTCTTCTGATACCGTTTTCCGCTTTCATCTTGAACCTCAACGGTTCGAACGCTTTCAGAGTGGCTTTGAGGGATGGTGGCAAGCATGAGAGTCCCAACAGCGGTCTGCCGGAGGCGGCTTTCGCCGGGGCTTTGGGGGTCAGGCTGGGCGGTCCGGCAGTTTACGGTGGGGTGAGGGTCGATAGACCGTTCATCGGGGACGAGCTCGAACCGCTCACGCCCGGAAAAGTGAGGGAGGCGGTCAAGCTGATGCGGCTTTGTTCGGCGATCACGGCGTTCACCGCCCTGGGGGTCCTGATCCTGAGAGGATAA
- a CDS encoding cobyric acid synthase, with protein MIQGTGSHVGKSLIVTALCRIFRQDGFKVAPFKAQNMSLNSYATLDGGEIGRAQAVQAEACGLEPEVEMNPILLKPMGETGCQVVVLGRPLTDASAVDYHKLKRTLWEVVCESLDRLRERFELIVIEGAGSPAEVNLKKNDIVNMKVAEYAGAPVILVGDIDRGGVFAWLIGTLQLLEDREREMVKGFLINKFRGDIGLLRDGLDFLQHYTGKPVLGVIPYIRDLKVQDEDSVSLDERRPGLGRKGEVKVVVVRLPRISNFTDFDPLETEEDVSLIYTVSPDELEGADLIVLPGTKNTVADLLFLKEKGLAAKIIEMRRRGVPVIGICGGFQMLGGKIKDPLGVESPFQEIQGLALLEASTTFEKEKATFQVKGVAIEGIPYLRKGETVEGYEIHMGRTEGSKFVFKLVRSNGEVVYDGMISEDGLVFGTYLHGIFDNTRFRRGILNFVRIRKGLEPIEPEEIDLKLERLREYDKLAEIVRENVDIDMIYRFMGLG; from the coding sequence ATGATCCAAGGCACGGGCTCACACGTGGGTAAGAGCCTCATAGTGACGGCGTTGTGCAGGATATTCCGGCAGGACGGGTTCAAAGTGGCACCGTTTAAAGCTCAGAATATGTCTCTGAACTCCTACGCTACGCTCGACGGTGGTGAGATAGGCAGAGCCCAGGCGGTGCAGGCTGAGGCTTGTGGGTTGGAGCCGGAGGTCGAAATGAACCCTATCCTGCTCAAACCGATGGGCGAGACAGGGTGTCAGGTGGTGGTGTTGGGCAGACCGTTGACGGACGCATCCGCAGTTGACTACCACAAGCTCAAAAGAACTCTTTGGGAGGTGGTGTGTGAATCGCTGGACAGGTTGAGGGAACGGTTCGAGCTGATCGTAATAGAGGGCGCCGGCAGCCCCGCAGAGGTGAACCTCAAAAAGAACGATATAGTCAACATGAAGGTGGCCGAATACGCCGGAGCACCGGTCATACTGGTAGGGGATATAGACAGGGGAGGGGTCTTCGCCTGGTTGATCGGAACGCTTCAGCTCCTGGAGGATCGTGAAAGGGAGATGGTTAAAGGATTTCTGATAAACAAATTCAGGGGCGACATCGGTCTGCTCAGGGACGGTCTCGATTTCCTCCAGCATTACACCGGTAAACCGGTGCTCGGCGTTATACCATATATCCGTGACCTGAAAGTGCAGGATGAGGATTCGGTATCACTGGATGAGAGAAGACCCGGATTGGGGAGAAAGGGCGAGGTGAAGGTGGTGGTAGTAAGGTTGCCCAGGATATCGAACTTCACCGATTTCGATCCGCTTGAGACGGAGGAGGACGTCTCATTGATCTACACCGTATCCCCGGATGAGCTTGAGGGGGCCGATTTGATCGTCCTGCCGGGAACCAAGAACACCGTAGCCGATCTTCTGTTCCTCAAGGAGAAAGGGTTAGCGGCGAAGATCATCGAGATGCGACGCAGAGGGGTGCCTGTGATCGGCATCTGCGGCGGGTTCCAGATGTTGGGGGGGAAGATCAAAGACCCCCTCGGCGTCGAATCCCCCTTCCAGGAGATCCAAGGATTAGCACTGCTGGAAGCCTCCACGACCTTTGAAAAGGAGAAAGCTACGTTTCAAGTGAAAGGGGTGGCCATCGAGGGTATACCGTATCTGAGGAAGGGGGAAACCGTTGAGGGATACGAGATACATATGGGGAGGACCGAGGGAAGTAAGTTCGTCTTCAAACTGGTGAGATCCAACGGCGAGGTGGTCTACGACGGGATGATATCCGAGGACGGGTTGGTTTTCGGGACGTATCTACACGGTATATTCGATAACACCCGGTTCAGGCGGGGTATCTTGAACTTCGTGAGGATCAGGAAGGGTTTGGAACCGATCGAGCCCGAGGAGATCGATCTGAAACTCGAAAGGCTGAGGGAGTACGATAAGTTAGCCGAAATCGTGCGTGAGAACGTCGATATCGATATGATATACAGGTTCATGGGGTTGGGATGA
- a CDS encoding cob(I)yrinic acid a,c-diamide adenosyltransferase, with translation MARAVITATEAKTSILEDLDIKSSYNPRLQATGTGTDNLIIVPGDGPLITYTGGHAKIGELIGVTVRKAVAEALAKQEGIEESPARRKRLGEGYIQVYTGNGKGKTTASLGLAFRAAGHGLKTYIGQFMKGQRYGELEAVKLTKPYITIEQYGQPGWVHAHRPPKEDDVQLAREGLRKAREAMLSGEYDIIVLDEITTAYYFKLISLEDMLELVRSKPEDVELIFTGRYAPQELIEAADLVTEMREVKHYYQKGVRARDGIER, from the coding sequence ATGGCCAGGGCGGTCATCACCGCCACGGAGGCGAAGACTTCAATCCTTGAAGACCTCGACATCAAGAGCAGCTACAATCCCCGACTTCAGGCCACGGGCACAGGAACCGATAACCTCATCATCGTCCCCGGCGATGGACCGCTCATTACCTACACCGGGGGCCATGCCAAGATAGGAGAGCTCATCGGTGTTACGGTAAGGAAGGCGGTGGCGGAGGCACTCGCAAAGCAGGAGGGGATCGAGGAGAGCCCAGCGAGGAGGAAACGCTTAGGCGAGGGTTATATTCAGGTCTACACCGGAAATGGCAAGGGGAAGACCACAGCTTCCCTGGGGTTGGCTTTCAGGGCTGCTGGTCACGGGCTTAAAACCTATATTGGGCAATTCATGAAGGGTCAGCGCTATGGGGAGCTTGAGGCGGTGAAGCTCACGAAGCCTTATATCACCATCGAGCAGTATGGCCAGCCGGGCTGGGTTCACGCACACAGACCACCGAAGGAGGACGACGTTCAATTAGCCCGTGAGGGACTCAGGAAGGCAAGGGAAGCCATGCTCTCCGGAGAATACGATATCATTGTCCTCGACGAGATCACCACCGCCTATTACTTCAAGCTCATATCTCTTGAAGATATGCTCGAGCTTGTAAGGTCAAAACCTGAAGATGTAGAGCTCATATTTACCGGCAGATATGCCCCGCAGGAGTTAATCGAGGCGGCGGACTTGGTGACGGAGATGAGGGAGGTAAAACACTACTATCAAAAGGGGGTTAGGGCCAGGGATGGAATTGAACGCTAG